Genomic window (Candidatus Methanoperedens sp.):
CGAATATAAGGGAACAAGCCAGCTGGGTGCATAGTCCAGCCGAAGTGCTGGACACGCCCTCCAGAGGCGTGACTCTGGTACACGAGAAAGCCAGCATAGACTCAAAGGTCAAAGGATTAATAAAAGGCGCAGTCGCCCGCATGGGCTCCATAGAGCCACTCGTACCTCTTGAAAAAAAACTGGTTGACAGGACTCTTGTAATAGGAGGCGGGATAGCAGGGATAACCACAGCCCTTGAACTGGCAGATGCCCATGAAGTTATACTTATCGAAAAGCTGCCGTACATCGGCGGGCATATGATTGGCTTATCCAAGACCTTCCCCACGCTGGACTGCTCACAGTGCATACTCACGCCGAAAATGGTGGCTATCCACAATCATCCCGGTATCACCATGTTTACGCAGACCGAGGTAGCGGATGTGCACGGCAGCCCCGGGGATTATTCCATCACACTAAAACACAGCCCGCGTTATGTGGATATAGATAAATGCATAAACTGCGGGGCATGTGCAAGAAAATGCCCAAGTGGGGCGATATTCCTGCCTTTTGCCCAGGCTGTTCCGCAGGCATACATGATCGATATGTCAAAATGCAAGCGCTGTGAAGCCTGCGTGAAAGTTTGCCCCCGGGATGCCATAAACCTCGATGAAAAAGAAAAGACGAGTACAATATCAGCAGGGGCTGTTGCAATCGCCACGGGATTTGAACCCATCGACCCGTCCTTCATCGAAGAGTACAACTATCCTTCTCCCAACATCCTGACAGCGGTGGAATTTGAGGAAATGCTCTCAGCCAGGAGCAAAACAGGGATGAGGCTGCAGAAAGCAGACGGTTCGTTCCCGAATAAAGTTGCATTCGTGCTGTGCGCCGGAAGCCGTGATTTCACAGGCAGAGGAAGAAAGCACTGCTCCAAGGTGTGCTGCATCTACTCGCAGAAACAGGCACAGCTCGTCAAGAAGATGAAAGGCGATGCCGAGGCGTGGATATTTTACATCGACATGAGGTCTGCGGGCAGGAGATTTGAGGAGTTTTACCATCACACGCAGGAAAAGGGTGTCAATTACGTGCGCGGAAAAGTGGCGGAAATAATACCAAGGCAGGACGGGAGTGTCATGGTGCAGTACGAGGACACAAACCTTAGCAGGAAGGGACGCGAGTTGTTCGACATGGTCGTGCTTTGCCCTGCGCTTATCCCATCTGCCGGGACAAAGGAGCTTGCTGATAAGCTTGGCGTTCCCCTCGGCGATGACGGTTTCATCGAAGAAAAACACGTCAAGCTTGACCCTGTAAATACCCTGAACCAGGCTGTATTTGCTGCAGGTTGCGTTCTCGGTCCGAAGGACATACACGATTCCGTGACAGAAGGCTTGGGTGCCGCGCACAAGGTCTCCCAGTTTCTCGGAAAAGGCATGATACTGATTCCTCCTGAAAAACCCATGATACTGGAGTGCAACGGATGTGGGGACTGCGTGAGCGCCTGTCCTTATAATGCGCTTAGCCTTGACGGAGGAAAAGCGGTTCTTTCGCCGCTGGCATGCACAGGCTGCGGTATCTGCGTACCTGCCTGCCCGATAAAAGGAATCGAGATAAGGAATTTCACGCGCAACCAGTTAAAAGCACAGCTCAAGGCGATATTAAGTGAAGGTGCTGGTGTGATTGTGTTCATTGATCCCTTTGCCTATGCTGCGGCTGATATTGCCGGGGTTAACCGAAAGCAGTACTCTTCTCTTGTCAGGTTTGTAAGCGTGCCTTCCATCCATATACTGGATGCCGATGTGGTTAATGCCGCTTTTGAGAACGGAGCGACAGGCGTCCTGCTTGTGGAAGGTACGACTGATGAAAAACTCACATTGCGATCGGATGAGTTGTACAAGAAGCTTAAAAAAGAAACGAGAAAGCACAAAAAGCCGCTTCGTTATTCGCATATAGAGACTGCACAGTACGAAAAGCTTACCGACCTCCTGAATGTGTTTGCCCTGCAGGCTGAAACGAAGGCGCAGAAGCGAAGTAAGTTTGATGAATCCGTCAAAAAAGAACAGATAACATCGGATTCATCAAAAAAAGAAGAAGGTGCGGAAACCCAGGAAGAATGAAATTTATAATAGATTCGTTATTCATTCCGCAAGTACAAGATACCATATCATTCCTTCCCGCCAATCCTTTCAATCGCCAGAGCCCCCAGTCGGGCAATGGTATCAAATACAACCTTATTCTCGGGGGTAAGAATCTGCAGAGGAGCGTCGAAATGAAATCCCACAACACCCTTTACGATATCTGTCGTTTTCATAGGAAGATAGTACGCCCATGCTTCGGGGAGCGTATCCGTACCCATGCCGGCAGGTTCGCCATTGAGCCAGACCCAGGTTGCTATACCAAGTTCTTTCGGGTTTATCTGGAATCCGTCTGTAGAAGCCCTGACCGAAATTTGTCCATTTTCAGGAAGGAAAATAGCCATATCGCATGGGAAAATTTGTCTTGTATGACGAATCATCAGGTGCAAAACCTGATCAATGCTCTGGGCAGTGACAAGGTCCTGGCTCAATTCATATAAAGTTGTATTTCTGGACTCGCTCTGTTGAAGCTGGTGCACCTTGTATTGAAGCTTGGATGCAAGATTGCTAATTACAAAGGCAAACGCAATGAACATGAGATAAGATAAAAAATATCTTACATCAGAAACCGCAAAGCTGAAATACGGTGGAATAAAGAAATAATCAAAAATGAGAACGCTTAAGACTGCTGCAAAGATAGACGGACCTCGCCCTATGAAAATAGCGATGATCACAACGGGTAGAAGCATTAAAAATAGTAAGTTAATCTGACCAAGAATATCTCGAAAAAGAAAACCGAATAAAGAACCAAGAATAACAGCAAGTGCGCTTATGACAAAATTTAGCGGGCTGACTATACCTATTTTTTTCTTAGGTATAGGTTGTTCGCTCTTGCCGGCAAAAAGGAAAACATCGATATCTCTTGTGCGTACCAGGATCTTCCGGGCAAGAGTTGGAAACAATCCAAAACGCCTGGGTTTGCCCATTACGATCTTTGTCACATTATGGCTCTGTGCATAGCGGGCTATTTCTTCAGCAACATCATCCCCTTTGACCCAAACGACACGTGCACCCAGCTTTTCAGCGAGATCCAGGGCATTTTTGAGCCATTCCCGTTCTTTATCTGAAACTTGCGCATGTTTGGCGGTTTCTACATAGAGCGCAACACATTCCGCATTCATATCAGAGGCTATGCGAAAGGCTGAGCGGACCAGTTGCTCAGCATAAGGGCTGGCTAATACTCCTACCAGGACACGCTCCGTAGCAGACCAGGGCCCGCCGATTGCATGGGCTCTCATGTACTGAAGCATTTTTTCATCTACGTTACCTGCCACAAGCCGCAGCGACATTTCACGCAGTGCAAGTAAATTCCCAGGCTTAAAGAAACGCTTCACAGCATTTTCTGCCATATCCTTTGCGTAAACCTTTCCTTCTTTCAATCTTTTGAGCAGCTCCTCAAAAGGAAGATCTACAAGCTTGATCTCATCAGCTAACTGGAAAAAAGTGTCCGG
Coding sequences:
- a CDS encoding 4Fe-4S binding protein → MPENEQPQNESPKNESKIGVYLCRCGGNISDVVDLQAVADSLKENKDVVVNIQDYLCSSQGQEKIKNDIEKGKVSRIVIGSCSPKLHLETFRGMAKKAGLNPNLLEITNIREQASWVHSPAEVLDTPSRGVTLVHEKASIDSKVKGLIKGAVARMGSIEPLVPLEKKLVDRTLVIGGGIAGITTALELADAHEVILIEKLPYIGGHMIGLSKTFPTLDCSQCILTPKMVAIHNHPGITMFTQTEVADVHGSPGDYSITLKHSPRYVDIDKCINCGACARKCPSGAIFLPFAQAVPQAYMIDMSKCKRCEACVKVCPRDAINLDEKEKTSTISAGAVAIATGFEPIDPSFIEEYNYPSPNILTAVEFEEMLSARSKTGMRLQKADGSFPNKVAFVLCAGSRDFTGRGRKHCSKVCCIYSQKQAQLVKKMKGDAEAWIFYIDMRSAGRRFEEFYHHTQEKGVNYVRGKVAEIIPRQDGSVMVQYEDTNLSRKGRELFDMVVLCPALIPSAGTKELADKLGVPLGDDGFIEEKHVKLDPVNTLNQAVFAAGCVLGPKDIHDSVTEGLGAAHKVSQFLGKGMILIPPEKPMILECNGCGDCVSACPYNALSLDGGKAVLSPLACTGCGICVPACPIKGIEIRNFTRNQLKAQLKAILSEGAGVIVFIDPFAYAAADIAGVNRKQYSSLVRFVSVPSIHILDADVVNAAFENGATGVLLVEGTTDEKLTLRSDELYKKLKKETRKHKKPLRYSHIETAQYEKLTDLLNVFALQAETKAQKRSKFDESVKKEQITSDSSKKEEGAETQEE
- a CDS encoding DUF4118 domain-containing protein, which produces MTDTEERRPEPESLLAIAKQEEAAKKRGKLTIYFGAAPGVGKTYSMLSDARMRKQEGIDVVVGYVETHGRAETEILLEGLETIPLIVSEYKGVQLAEMDLDGVLARVPKIVLVDELAHTNATNSRHVKRYQDVEELLNAGIDVYSTLNVQHLESLNDIVFRITGVRVSETIPDTFFQLADEIKLVDLPFEELLKRLKEGKVYAKDMAENAVKRFFKPGNLLALREMSLRLVAGNVDEKMLQYMRAHAIGGPWSATERVLVGVLASPYAEQLVRSAFRIASDMNAECVALYVETAKHAQVSDKEREWLKNALDLAEKLGARVVWVKGDDVAEEIARYAQSHNVTKIVMGKPRRFGLFPTLARKILVRTRDIDVFLFAGKSEQPIPKKKIGIVSPLNFVISALAVILGSLFGFLFRDILGQINLLFLMLLPVVIIAIFIGRGPSIFAAVLSVLIFDYFFIPPYFSFAVSDVRYFLSYLMFIAFAFVISNLASKLQYKVHQLQQSESRNTTLYELSQDLVTAQSIDQVLHLMIRHTRQIFPCDMAIFLPENGQISVRASTDGFQINPKELGIATWVWLNGEPAGMGTDTLPEAWAYYLPMKTTDIVKGVVGFHFDAPLQILTPENKVVFDTIARLGALAIERIGGKE